The following are from one region of the Sorghum bicolor cultivar BTx623 chromosome 2, Sorghum_bicolor_NCBIv3, whole genome shotgun sequence genome:
- the LOC8058380 gene encoding eukaryotic peptide chain release factor subunit 1-3: MSDSHETDRNIEIWKIKKLIKALESARGNGTSMISLIMPPRDQVARVAKMLGDEYGTASNIKSRVNRQSVLAAITSAQQRLKLYNKVPPNGLVLYTGTIVTEDGKEKKVTIDFEPFKPINVSLYLCDNKFHTEALNELLESDDKFGFIVMDGNGTLFGTLSGNTREVLHKFTVDLPKKHGRGGQSALRFARLRMEKRHNYVRKTAELATQFFINPATSQPNVAGLILAGSADFKTELSQSDMFDQRLQAKILNVVDVSYGGENGFNQAIELSAEILANVKFIQEKKLIGKYFEEISQDTGKYVFGVDDTLKALEMGAVETLIVWENLDINRYTLKNSSTGEITIKHLNKEQEADQSNFRDPTTNTDLEVQEKMSLLEWFANEYKKFGCSLEFVTNKSQEGSQFCRGFGGIGGMLRYQLDIRSFDELSDDDDVYEDSD, from the coding sequence ATGTCTGATAGCCATGAGACGGACAGGAACATTGAGATTTGGAAGATTAAGAAGCTGATCAAGGCATTGGAGTCAGCCAGGGGCAATGGCACAAGCATGATCTCTCTAATCATGCCTCCACGCGATCAGGTTGCTCGAGTGGCTAAGATGTTAGGTGATGAATATGGAACTGCTTCAAACATCAAGAGTAGAGTTAATCGCCAGTCTGTGCTGGCTGCCATCACCTCAGCTCAGCAGAGGTTGAAGCTCTACAACAAAGTGCCTCCTAATGGATTGGTTCTGTACACTGGAACTATTGTTACTGAAGACGGAAAGGAAAAGAAAGTTACTATTGATTTTGAGCCCTTCAAGCCTATCAACGTGTCGCTCTACCTCTGTGACAACAAGTTCCACACTGAGGCTCTAAATGAGCTATTGGAATCTGATGACAAGTTTGGTTTCAttgttatggatggtaatggtacTCTTTTTGGCACACTAAGTGGCAATACCCGTGAAGTGCTTCACAAATTCACTGTTGACCTCCCGAAGAAGCATGGTAGAGGAGGACAGTCTGCTCTGCGTTTTGCTCGGCTTCGGATGGAGAAACGCCATAACTATGTCCGCAAAACAGCTGAACTTGCTACCCAGTTTTTCATCAATCCAGCTACAAGTCAGCCTAATGTTGCAGGGTTGATTCTTGCTGGTTCTGCTGATTTTAAGACTGAGCTGAGCCAATCTGATATGTTCGATCAGCGACTCCAAGCCAAGATACTCAACGTGGTTGATGTTTCTTATGGTGGCGAGAATGGTTTCAACCAAGCCATTGAGTTGTCTGCTGAAATTCTTGCAAATGTGAAGTTCATTCAAGAGAAGAAGTTAATTGGCAAGTATTTTGAAGAGATCAGTCAGGATACTGGGAAATATGTCTTTGGTGTTGATGACACCCTTAAGGCTCTTGAAATGGGTGCTGTTGAGACCCTGATAGTGTGGGAAAATCTGGATATCAACAGATATACTCTCAAGAACAGTTCTACTGGGGAGATCACTATAAAACATCTGAACAAAGAGCAGGAAGCTGATCAGAGCAATTTCCGTGACCCAACTACCAATACTGATCTCGAAGTTCAGGAAAAAATGTCTCTCTTGGAATGGTTTGCCAATGAATACAAGAAGTTTGGTTGCTCGCTGGAGTTTGTGACCAACAAGTCTCAGGAGGGATCACAGTTTTGTAGAGGATTTGGTGGCATTGGTGGCATGTTGCGCTACCAGCTGGATATCCGTTCTTTTGATGAGCTCTCTGACGATGACGATGTGTATGAAGACTCTGATTAG